ACTTGGCTTGGCGCGAGGGGTGTGAGCGGAGGAGGCCGGAGCGTTCCCGCGGGACTTGTTCCCCTCCACCACACTCCCTTAGAATGCCTTTCACCGACGAGGTTGTTCGTGACGCCGCAGGAAGGGCGGGCCCATTACAACTACCTGCTGACCTTGTGCATCAGGAAGGAAGAAGCGTTCGGCCCGCTGGCCTATACCTTTATCAAGGAACAGAACCTCGACCAACTCGGCCTCACGCCGGAAGAGCAGTTCAATCTCTACATGGCGACGGCCGACGTCTTCGCCGCCGAACCGAAACGCTACACCCACAAGTTGGAATGCCTGCAAAAGGCCCAACAGATTTTGCGCCGGACTCAGTTTTATGATCCCGGCCTGTCCCAGCACATTGCGCGCGATATTCAAAAGACGACGGCGGAGATGGAGATCTACAACGAGGCCATGCGGCCTCAGCGCGCTCCGGCGCCGGCCGCGGACCGGCATCGCATCATCGTCGAAACCGACCTCCCCGACTATTTTCTGAAGACCGCGCAGCAGCGGGCGGCGGCGTACTACCAGAACAAGTACAAGCTGACCAAAGACGCCAAAGCTGCGCAGCATTTCTCGAGCCAGACGCGCAAGTTCGAACCGGACAATCCGGCCGTGCAGAAGGAATTCGCCGGGGCCTGCGCCCCGTTCATGGCGGTTCGGACCACCGCCGTCCATTTGATGTTGCCGTTCGATCTGAAGATCAGCCGGACGCCGGAGGACCCGCTGGAAGCGGGACTGCGCATCTGGTACGTCAAGATGGGCTATTCGTTCCCGCTGCGGTACGAGTTGGGCAAGCTGTGCAGCTACTACGACGACCAGGTGTTGGACATTCGGATGGATGATCCCCACCTCCTGTTCGTCTCCGTCTCGGAAGTCAAAGAGAAAGACTTGGGCGTCGTCGAGCGTCCCCTGCCGAACGACGTGCCGATGGAGGTCGGCCTCCCGCGCGCCTTTCTTGAAGGGTCCCACGCCCTCGGGCCGTTCATTCAACTGGTCTGTAATTTCAAAGTCTGGTTCGACGCGGATGCGATGTCGTTGCTGATCCAGGGCGCGCCCGATCTGCACGAGTACGGATTGCAAGGCGGCGCCGGCCTGCTCACGCGGAGCTACGCCACCGAGAAGATCCACGCTTACGCGCCGTCCAACCGCAAGCCCTGGCAGGACGGACTCAGTTTCAATTTCGTGAACATGCATGTGCAGCTTCCGGAAGGGAGGGAATCGGCCTTCGTGCCGTTCAATACGCCGATTTTCTCCATCTATCCGGTCCTGAACAAACAAAGCTATCGGTTCGAAGACGCCCGGACGCTACAAGCAAACAGCCAATAGCCAACAGCGGGCAGCGAATAGCCTATGATTCTGAGGTGTTACTCGTCACGCGTCACCGGGCCCGGGGACCCGTTGCATCCCCAAGAGCAATGGATGCCCTCCGAAGATTGCAATGGGTGTGACGCATCACGGTTTTTATGATCGACCTCCGCAGCGACACCGTCACGCAACCATCCCCGGCGATGCGCCAGGCCATGGCCTGTGCGCCGGTCGGCGACGACGTGTACGGCGAAGACCCGACGGTGAACCGGCTGCAGGAGATGGCCGCGGCGCTGCTCGGCAAAGCCGCGGCGCTGTTCGTGCCTTCCGGCACGATGGCCAATCAGCTCTCGATCCGCGTCCTGACGCAGCCGGGGCAGGAAGTGATCGTCGAAAGCAAGTCCCACATCGTGCGGTACGAGCAAGGGGCGGCCGGCGCCTTGTCCGGGGTGCAACTGCACTGGGTAGTCGGCGACCGCGGCATCATGACGCCCGAGCAGGTGGAGGCCGCCATCCGGCCGAACGATCCTCACAGCATTCCCACCGCGCTGATCTGCCTGGAAAACACCCATAACAGCGGCGGCGGGTCGATCTATCCTCTCGGCACGGTCGAGCGGATCCGCGCCATCGCGCTGAAGCACGGGATTCCGATGCACCTGGACGGCGCGCGGCTGTTCAACGCCGTAGCCGCCACTGGAGTTTCGGCCGCCGACTACGCGAGACACTTCGAGACCGTCTCCTTTTGTCTCTCCAAGGGCCTTGGCGCACCGGTCGGATCGCTGATCGTCACGAACGAGACGGCTTTGCTCGACAAGCTGCGCCGCTTCCGCCGCATGTACGGCGGCGCCATGCGGCAGGCCGGCATCCTGGCCGCCGCCGGCATCTATGCGCTCGAACACAACATCGCCCGTCTGAAGGAGGACCACGACAACGCAAAGCGCCTGGCTCGTCTCCTGCAGAGGATTCCCGCCGTGACTCTGAACCCGGATCACGTCGAGACCAACATCGTGATGTTCGACGTGATCGGCCATCGCCTTCAACCCGCGGAGATCGTGGCGGCGCTGAAACGCGAAGGCGTCTTGATCAACGCCGTCGGAGGGACCGCATTCCGCGCAGTCACCCATTTGGACGTGAGCGCTCAGGACATCGACCGCGCCGGCGAGATCTTTGCCCGCGTCCTCGGGCGCTGAATTCACGTCGTTGACAGGTCGTTTCGGCGCTCTTTAGAATGCCCTGATGAATATGCTGTTGGCTGCGTAGAGCCGGGCAATGCCTCTGGATGTCGTTTCTTTTCAACAGATCAGCCGGATTCTCGAGATGACCGACCGTTTGGGATTGAGCCGAGAGTGGGTGGAAATTCCGCTGTCCCCCGCCAGCCCGGGCGCGGTCCGTATGTTGCCGAACGGCAAGCTCGAAATCGTGGTGGATGCCGACCAACCTTTTGACCAGTGGCTGGACGCCCTCCCGGCCCGGATCAAACAGGTTCGTGGAGTCTGAACATTCCCGCCGATCACGAAAGACCGCGACAAGACATGGACGCCGACACCGTTCCTTCTTCGTCTGACATATCTGCGCCCCTGCCGACTCGTGAAGAACTCAACGCCGAGTTGGTGGACGTTCCCGAGCCGCCGGAGCAACCAGAATCGCTGGAAGCGCCCGGTTTCGAGCAAGTGGTGTCGGCCGCCCTCCGCCACGTTCGCGGCAAGCGCGGCGGCGATCTGGTCGCCGTTATCTTGGTCGGATCGGGCTCCCGCCGGGCCATCACCCCGCACAGCGACGTCGATTTGATCGCGCTGGTGAAGGGCGAAGCCGATCGCCACGAACTCGTTCGGGTCGCCGACCGCGTGGTCGATATCCGCTATCGCGGCCATCAAACCGTCGAGGAAGAGATCGCGTATTCGCCGCGCCTGCCACCGTTGCTGCGCAAGGGCCGTATTCTGTTCGAGCACGAAGGCATCGGCTCCAAGCTGATCGAGAAAGCCCAGCAGCGATTTCGTCAGGGACCGCCGCCCGCCGGCGTGAACGAACAGATCCGCGTGAAAGCCGACTGTCTGCATTGGCTGGGGAAGGCGGAAGATGTGGCCGATAAACCGGCGACTGCTCAGTACCTCCTGACAATTTTCTTCGAGGACTTTGTCACCGCGTTTTTCCGCTTGCGGGGTCTCTGGCTGACGGCCCCGGTCGACGTCGTGCGCTTTTTGACGTCCCGCGATCCGGCGATCGGCGACCTGGCGAGCCGGTTCCTGATCGCACCCACGCTGACTGAACGCCTGATACTGGGCCGGCAACTCGCCGATCTCCTCTTTAAAGATATCCCGAATCCGGCCAGGATCGACTAGACGACGGCGGCTCGAGAGCCTCACCGCTCGCGCGACCGCTCCTGTCTTTATGTTACAATTCACCCGATCCTGCTGCCATGCGATGGACCGCCCGCCTGTACGCGCACATGGCCTTACACCGACTCATCCGTGTTTTCCTGACCGGCTTCTCCTCGGAGCGATAGCGGAGGAGAGAAAGGACGTACTATGGAACTCGGCTTCATCGGCCTGGGCAAGATGGGGATGAACATGGTCGTGCGGCTGCAGCGCGACCGGCATCGCGTGGTGGTCTACGACCGGGCGACGGATTTGATCAAGCAGGCGGAGAGCCAAGGCTGCGTGGGTGCTTCTTCAATCGCGGACTTGGTCGCGAAGCTGTCACCGCCGCGCGCGGTCTGGATCATGGTCCCGTCCGGCGCGCCGACCGAGGAAACGGTCCGGGCCGTGGCGGCGCTGTTGCAAAGCGGCGACATCGTCGTGGACGGAGGTAACACCGACTTCCATGACGACGTCCGGCGCGCCGCCGAACTGAAGCCGCGCGGCATTCACTACATCGACGCCGGCACGAGCGGCGGCGTGTGGGGGCTCAAGCTCGGCTATTGTTTGATGATCGGCGGCGAGGCGGCGCCGGTGACGCGTCTCGCGCCCGTCTTTCAGACCCTCGCCCCCGAACACGGCTGGGCCCGCGTCGGGGGACACGGGGCCGGTCACTATGTCAAGATGGTTCACAACGGCATCGAGTACAGCATGATGCAAGGCTACGCCGAGGGATTCGAACTGCTGTCGAAGAGCGACTATTCCCTCGACCTGGCACAGGTCGCCGAACTGTGGATGCACGGCAGCGTGGTACGGTCCTGGCTGTTGGAACTGGCCGCCGGCGCGCTGAAAGAGGATCCCCGATTGGAGAAACTCAAAGGCTATGTGCAGGATTCCGGCGAAGGCCGCTGGATGGTCGAAGATGCGCTGGAGAAGGCGGTGCCGGTGCCGACATTGACCGCCGCGCTGTTTACGCGATTCCGCTCGCGGCAGGAAGAGTCGTTTGCGGAGAAGATGCTGGCCGCGTTACGCAATGCGTTCGGCGGCCACGCGGTTCGGCGTTGACCGCGCCGGTTCGAAGGAGTCACGACATGGCGCAACCCGTCAAAGACCACATGCCGGAACCTTGCATTCTGGTTATCTTCGGCGGGTCCGGCGATCTGGCCAAGCGCAAGTTGATCCCGGCCCTCTATAATCTGTCGCTGGACGGGATCTTGCCCTCGAACTTCGCCGTCCTTGGGCTCGGTCGCCGAGACATGAGCGACGGGGAGTTCCGGGACAACACACGCGAGGGGATCGTCAAATACTCCCGGCAGGCGTTGGTCGATCGAAAGTGGGCCGAATTCGAGCGACATCTTTTCTATCTGGCCGGTTCGATCGATGACCCGGCCTTATACGAAGCCATCAAGGTCCGCGCCGAGCAGATCGAGGGGGACTTGCATCTCCCCGGCAACCGCATTTTCTACCTGGCGATTCCTCCCAATTCATTCGCGTCCGCATGCGAAGGGCTTCAACAAGTCGGGCTCGTCTCGCCGCCGGACGGCGTGCATCCGTTCTGCCGCGTCATCGTCGAAAAGCCGATCGGCCGCGATTTGAAATCGGCGCAGGAGATCAATGCCGTCATCGGACGGGTCTTCGACGAATCCCAAATCTTTCGCATCGACCACTACCTCGGCAAGGAGACGGTACAGAACATCATGGTGCTCCGGTTCGCCAACAGCATTCTGGAGCCGCTCTGGAACCACAAATACATCGACCATGTCCAGATCACCGTCAGCGAGGCGGAGGGCGTGGGAACCCGCGCCGCCTATTACGAAGAAACCGGCGCATTGCGCGATATGGTCCAGAATCATTTGCTGCAGTTGCTGTGCCTGGTTGCGATGGAGCCGCCGTACTCGCTCGACCCGGATGTGGTACGCAATGCGCGGATCGATGTTCTGCGGTGCCTCAGGCCGATCACAGGGAAAGACGTCAACCAGCTTACGGTGCGAGCCCAGTACAGTCCGGGGATTGTAGGCGGCGTCGAAGTGCCGGGATACCGGCGCGAGCCGGGCATCCGTCCCGATTCGACGACCGAAACCTATGTCGCGCTGAAGTTGTTCCTCGACAATTGGCGGTGGGCCGGA
The nucleotide sequence above comes from Nitrospirota bacterium. Encoded proteins:
- the ltaE gene encoding low-specificity L-threonine aldolase, producing MIDLRSDTVTQPSPAMRQAMACAPVGDDVYGEDPTVNRLQEMAAALLGKAAALFVPSGTMANQLSIRVLTQPGQEVIVESKSHIVRYEQGAAGALSGVQLHWVVGDRGIMTPEQVEAAIRPNDPHSIPTALICLENTHNSGGGSIYPLGTVERIRAIALKHGIPMHLDGARLFNAVAATGVSAADYARHFETVSFCLSKGLGAPVGSLIVTNETALLDKLRRFRRMYGGAMRQAGILAAAGIYALEHNIARLKEDHDNAKRLARLLQRIPAVTLNPDHVETNIVMFDVIGHRLQPAEIVAALKREGVLINAVGGTAFRAVTHLDVSAQDIDRAGEIFARVLGR
- the gnd gene encoding phosphogluconate dehydrogenase (NAD(+)-dependent, decarboxylating), coding for MELGFIGLGKMGMNMVVRLQRDRHRVVVYDRATDLIKQAESQGCVGASSIADLVAKLSPPRAVWIMVPSGAPTEETVRAVAALLQSGDIVVDGGNTDFHDDVRRAAELKPRGIHYIDAGTSGGVWGLKLGYCLMIGGEAAPVTRLAPVFQTLAPEHGWARVGGHGAGHYVKMVHNGIEYSMMQGYAEGFELLSKSDYSLDLAQVAELWMHGSVVRSWLLELAAGALKEDPRLEKLKGYVQDSGEGRWMVEDALEKAVPVPTLTAALFTRFRSRQEESFAEKMLAALRNAFGGHAVRR
- the zwf gene encoding glucose-6-phosphate dehydrogenase codes for the protein MAQPVKDHMPEPCILVIFGGSGDLAKRKLIPALYNLSLDGILPSNFAVLGLGRRDMSDGEFRDNTREGIVKYSRQALVDRKWAEFERHLFYLAGSIDDPALYEAIKVRAEQIEGDLHLPGNRIFYLAIPPNSFASACEGLQQVGLVSPPDGVHPFCRVIVEKPIGRDLKSAQEINAVIGRVFDESQIFRIDHYLGKETVQNIMVLRFANSILEPLWNHKYIDHVQITVSEAEGVGTRAAYYEETGALRDMVQNHLLQLLCLVAMEPPYSLDPDVVRNARIDVLRCLRPITGKDVNQLTVRAQYSPGIVGGVEVPGYRREPGIRPDSTTETYVALKLFLDNWRWAGVPFYLRTGKAMAKRASEVAVQFKDIPQILFNANPASPQPPNVLTLRIQPEEGMSLRMISKVPGTKAQTHPVELNFKYGDAFGAPSPEAYERLLLDVMAGDASLFMRRDAVEASWAWITPILEGWQTYGTKWLPEYSAGSWGPVEADRLIQNDGRMWRTL